One region of Candidatus Bathyarchaeia archaeon genomic DNA includes:
- a CDS encoding DUF2334 domain-containing protein, whose translation MHKPKIAFTCDDISPTTKAEKLRELLSTIDRFDITATFFVIPKSHSEWSSRSSIATLLNHAQASGHEIALHGLSHYPFETWNPLGPLSPCYSAIREKISMGLQIFNEKLEITPKGFRAPYHQINRSLLQALNDLDFLYDSSKMALTKILLSYVPPLRAIWFSRRHGLTASKMFHPMNLKLLEIPITHEFTWHNLKCEVNCFQAFLQNSVSQMETGYIVIDSHIDALSKWGLQILKELFLCIKENGLDSLTLQQITEEHARLGTTEAYYIQASGKQLC comes from the coding sequence ATGCACAAACCCAAAATAGCCTTCACCTGTGATGACATCTCCCCGACAACAAAGGCTGAAAAGTTAAGAGAGTTACTTAGCACAATCGATAGATTCGACATAACCGCCACCTTCTTTGTAATCCCTAAGAGTCACAGCGAATGGAGCTCACGCAGTTCAATAGCAACGCTTCTAAATCACGCTCAAGCTAGTGGCCATGAAATAGCCCTTCATGGTCTTAGTCATTATCCCTTCGAAACATGGAACCCGCTAGGCCCACTCAGTCCATGCTACTCAGCGATCAGAGAAAAAATCTCGATGGGACTACAGATCTTCAATGAAAAACTGGAGATAACCCCCAAAGGGTTTAGAGCGCCTTATCATCAAATAAACAGAAGCCTATTGCAGGCGCTCAACGACCTAGACTTTCTTTATGACTCGTCCAAAATGGCTCTGACAAAGATTCTTCTCTCTTATGTCCCGCCGTTAAGAGCGATCTGGTTTTCAAGAAGACACGGACTCACTGCGTCGAAAATGTTTCACCCAATGAACCTGAAACTGTTGGAGATACCGATTACGCATGAGTTTACTTGGCACAATCTAAAGTGTGAAGTAAACTGCTTTCAGGCATTCCTGCAGAACAGCGTTTCACAAATGGAGACTGGATACATCGTGATCGATTCCCACATTGACGCCTTATCAAAATGGGGTTTACAAATTCTCAAAGAGCTCTTTCTGTGCATCAAAGAGAATGGATTGGACAGTTTGACCTTGCAGCAAATAACAGAAGAGCACGCCCGTCTTGGAACAACTGAAGCTTATTACATACAAGCATCTGGGAAACAATTGTGTTAA
- a CDS encoding radical SAM protein, which yields MSRALSAIPLSGLLAASLLKLRKAKWKQYSLVVSKSHKHGPPIAMWAITTRCNCRCYFCKVWRKRVVEPSLKQALQTIDTLNSLGCYSLSITGGEPLLYPYLAEVVNYAHDKGFIVQINTNGSLLTESIPKISKADLVTISLDYPDEGHDKAREHPHLLEKALNGANACRRANLRVDFSTLLLGDQEIAKLVEVTRNFKASLVLSYPEVGGSLHADSWAVPSKQWLIKCFKSALALKERGNPIFNTKLGLRDAIQYLETGKRSIPCFAGESIIYIDWNGWVYPCLHLPKTCRIEQLAEKYPSFPKFYSCTECYDQAWLDLSAIEWTLTNFRPDLSFQDLLQISKIALKMV from the coding sequence TTGAGTCGAGCCCTATCGGCAATTCCATTATCAGGGCTTCTCGCTGCTTCGCTTCTGAAGCTTCGGAAAGCCAAATGGAAACAATATTCTCTAGTGGTTTCCAAATCACACAAGCACGGTCCGCCTATAGCCATGTGGGCTATTACGACACGTTGCAACTGCCGATGCTATTTCTGTAAGGTTTGGCGTAAACGAGTAGTTGAACCCAGCCTTAAGCAGGCTTTACAAACTATTGACACATTGAACAGTCTGGGATGCTACAGCCTTAGCATAACGGGAGGAGAGCCGCTGCTCTATCCCTACCTCGCGGAAGTTGTCAATTACGCGCACGACAAGGGTTTCATTGTCCAGATAAACACCAACGGGTCACTTTTGACTGAGAGCATTCCGAAAATCTCCAAAGCAGACCTTGTGACAATCTCACTGGACTATCCAGACGAGGGGCACGATAAGGCACGTGAGCATCCACACCTGTTAGAGAAAGCGCTTAACGGCGCAAACGCGTGTAGGCGTGCCAACCTGCGAGTAGACTTCAGCACGCTGCTTCTTGGTGACCAAGAAATAGCAAAGCTTGTGGAAGTCACTAGGAATTTCAAAGCCAGTTTGGTCTTGTCCTATCCCGAGGTCGGAGGTTCACTTCACGCGGATTCTTGGGCTGTGCCCTCGAAACAATGGTTGATTAAATGCTTTAAGTCAGCGTTGGCTCTGAAGGAAAGAGGCAACCCCATCTTTAATACAAAGCTTGGACTTCGCGATGCAATCCAGTATCTAGAAACGGGGAAGCGTTCTATTCCATGTTTTGCAGGTGAAAGCATAATCTACATAGACTGGAACGGATGGGTCTATCCATGCCTTCACTTGCCCAAAACTTGCCGAATAGAGCAACTAGCTGAAAAGTATCCAAGTTTTCCGAAATTTTATTCGTGCACCGAATGTTACGACCAGGCTTGGCTTGACCTTTCAGCGATAGAATGGACTTTGACCAATTTTAGACCAGATTTGAGTTTTCAAGACTTGCTGCAAATAAGCAAGATAGCCCTAAAAATGGTGTAG
- a CDS encoding DUF2341 domain-containing protein translates to MAKVQEKLPLLFSRKRNIGYALIALLLIAPLASIIVPSAQPQNESQTWYNADWHKRRPITIDNTLNPNNLTNFQIKINLNYDSDMKTDFSDLRFTETGNSTLIPYWIESYTPSTSATIWIRVPNIPASNTTTIHMYYDNPIASDASNGTDSFEFFDNFPGNSLNPTKWTEDAVGNITHTVNNYFRFEDATKSGQTYWIADGNGRGSQHHAQWTPISNFIVDFTSRINDLTATDRGQGFFGLLAPDNTVIGVAGHQDHNDAISPSRAVVVENAASSLSLGISTYNRIYFKGVSATDSTNWRIMNNGSTLRFYDNDGPYLEAPISSSVSKLAIIAGAWEPNSYIDYVQESNMRIRKYTPLEPTSQVGFEEDYRMKAKITWWNPVWRYRKPINLTENSGTTLSNYQVKLTIDYIASKMNPDFSDLRFIDKDQTSILPYWIESAIPSVSAVVWIKVPNIPASGNQTIYMYYGNPSTNSIANGKATFEFYEDFETEYEGPSLWTDKQPLPDPRADPSAAVYNGKIYVFGGYYFGTGDVRRETYEYDPLLNSWTRKADMPSARWGPIAVEFNGLIYVFSGTVNVNEVYNPTTETWTTKNPPPFYSNQGLMAAKYGDRIHLFYNLNHYEYDPATDSYTPKAPMPTPRTWAACAVVGNRIYLIGGYRDTVGAVNANEAYDPATNSWTTQAPMPTGKYGGGREQPVINGRIYVTHGRSVEFYVSNYVYDPSTNSWEQKSPAVHPRAGSAAAVINNKMYVIGGVVIREGEIPTGLNYNEQYDPATDTWIESPWNFSDPSKVKRDPSAKYEGGYGLLVYENETSSIQFAEHPQNFSTCAVDFYWDVTDALGVNTTQPKGRLLLADANNPNNGALYYYEESGAKFYWYREGLYTLLHYGSWNTWYPITVVWSGTNSRVVINGIEHSVSAAQISSDRIYFDTMQQTKMFVDLLRVRKHASLPPAATFGAEEEPATIQSCDSSGNMKASFSAGEALYVKGSNLKENTDYKIYIVNDVAQWNDGDPIPTRITGTTSTVYSDNLGDIQPTLIWNSTLVGNYDIILDVFENGLYDSSFDALNSFEVTAPLLHDIAVINISPSETSTGRGYFLPINVTVANQGDFTEDVNLTVFANDTAVDTLSVTLGRGQSSTVNASWNTTGFSLANYVISSYATPVLGETDISDNTLNSTNVFVTIPGDVNNDRLVDVHDMWELGKAYASDKTDPEWNPNADINNDGTVDNDDIRIINGSLGQRW, encoded by the coding sequence ATGGCTAAAGTGCAAGAAAAACTTCCTTTACTTTTCAGCCGCAAAAGAAACATCGGCTACGCATTAATTGCACTCTTGCTCATAGCGCCCTTAGCATCCATAATCGTTCCCTCGGCTCAACCTCAAAACGAATCGCAAACATGGTACAACGCAGACTGGCACAAAAGAAGACCCATAACAATCGATAACACACTAAACCCAAACAACCTGACCAACTTTCAAATCAAAATCAACCTCAACTACGATTCAGACATGAAAACCGATTTCTCAGACCTCAGGTTCACCGAAACCGGAAACTCAACATTAATTCCCTACTGGATCGAAAGTTACACGCCTTCAACTTCCGCGACAATATGGATCAGAGTGCCAAACATTCCCGCATCCAACACCACAACCATCCACATGTACTACGACAACCCGATTGCATCCGATGCAAGCAACGGAACAGACAGCTTCGAGTTCTTCGACAACTTCCCCGGAAACAGCCTAAACCCAACCAAATGGACTGAAGACGCCGTCGGCAACATAACTCACACAGTCAACAACTACTTCAGATTCGAAGACGCAACCAAAAGCGGCCAAACCTATTGGATAGCTGATGGAAATGGCAGAGGAAGCCAACACCACGCACAGTGGACCCCGATAAGCAACTTTATCGTGGATTTCACATCAAGAATCAACGATCTTACAGCAACCGATAGAGGCCAAGGATTTTTCGGTCTGCTCGCGCCAGACAACACGGTGATAGGCGTTGCAGGACATCAAGATCACAACGACGCAATTTCACCGTCAAGAGCGGTTGTAGTTGAAAACGCGGCGTCTTCATTGAGTCTAGGCATAAGCACGTACAATCGTATTTACTTCAAGGGCGTTTCAGCCACAGACTCTACGAATTGGAGAATTATGAACAATGGAAGCACCCTGAGATTCTATGACAACGACGGACCCTATTTGGAGGCTCCCATATCTTCATCAGTTTCAAAACTTGCCATAATCGCTGGCGCATGGGAACCCAACTCCTACATAGACTACGTTCAAGAAAGCAACATGCGAATCCGCAAGTACACCCCACTTGAACCCACAAGCCAAGTCGGCTTTGAAGAAGACTACAGAATGAAAGCCAAAATCACCTGGTGGAATCCTGTTTGGCGCTACAGAAAACCCATAAACCTAACTGAAAACTCTGGCACCACCTTAAGTAATTATCAGGTCAAGCTGACCATAGACTACATCGCGTCGAAAATGAACCCAGACTTCTCCGATTTGAGATTCATCGACAAAGATCAAACATCTATTCTCCCTTACTGGATTGAAAGCGCCATACCCTCAGTCTCAGCAGTGGTGTGGATAAAAGTTCCAAACATTCCTGCTTCTGGCAACCAAACAATATACATGTACTACGGTAACCCCTCAACTAACAGCATTGCCAATGGAAAAGCCACGTTCGAATTTTACGAAGACTTTGAAACCGAGTATGAAGGTCCCTCACTATGGACTGACAAGCAACCTCTGCCAGATCCTAGAGCTGACCCCTCAGCCGCAGTGTACAATGGCAAGATTTACGTTTTTGGAGGCTACTACTTCGGCACTGGCGATGTGAGAAGGGAAACATACGAATACGATCCCTTGTTGAATTCATGGACCCGGAAAGCCGACATGCCCTCAGCTCGTTGGGGACCAATCGCAGTTGAATTCAACGGGTTAATATACGTTTTCAGCGGCACAGTAAACGTGAACGAAGTCTACAACCCCACCACGGAGACATGGACAACAAAAAACCCACCGCCCTTCTATTCGAACCAAGGCTTGATGGCAGCAAAGTACGGTGACAGAATCCACCTTTTCTACAATCTCAACCACTACGAGTACGATCCCGCAACTGACTCGTACACTCCAAAGGCACCTATGCCGACTCCCCGAACATGGGCAGCATGCGCCGTAGTGGGCAACAGAATATATCTCATTGGCGGATACCGCGACACAGTCGGCGCAGTAAACGCGAATGAAGCCTACGATCCCGCAACAAACAGTTGGACAACCCAAGCACCCATGCCAACCGGCAAATATGGAGGAGGCAGAGAGCAACCAGTCATAAATGGCAGAATATACGTGACACACGGACGAAGCGTAGAATTCTATGTCAGCAACTACGTATACGATCCTTCAACCAACTCGTGGGAGCAGAAGTCACCTGCGGTTCATCCAAGAGCTGGATCAGCCGCGGCTGTGATCAACAATAAGATGTATGTGATCGGAGGGGTCGTCATCCGTGAAGGTGAAATCCCGACTGGATTAAACTACAATGAGCAGTATGACCCAGCCACTGACACTTGGATTGAATCACCATGGAATTTCTCAGACCCCAGCAAAGTCAAGAGAGATCCTTCTGCAAAGTATGAAGGCGGTTACGGGTTACTGGTTTACGAAAATGAGACCTCATCGATACAGTTTGCAGAGCATCCACAGAACTTCTCTACATGCGCCGTAGACTTTTACTGGGACGTAACCGACGCTCTTGGAGTGAACACAACGCAGCCAAAAGGAAGACTGCTTCTCGCCGACGCGAACAACCCCAACAATGGCGCACTATACTATTACGAAGAATCTGGAGCCAAATTCTACTGGTACCGAGAAGGACTGTACACGCTCCTGCATTATGGAAGCTGGAACACGTGGTATCCCATAACCGTAGTCTGGAGTGGAACCAACAGCAGAGTCGTCATCAACGGCATCGAACACTCAGTCTCAGCGGCTCAAATCAGCTCCGACAGAATTTACTTCGACACCATGCAACAGACAAAAATGTTTGTTGATCTTCTGCGAGTCCGTAAGCACGCGTCACTGCCTCCTGCAGCAACATTCGGAGCTGAGGAGGAACCCGCCACCATTCAAAGCTGCGATTCTTCGGGCAACATGAAAGCCAGCTTCAGTGCAGGCGAAGCACTCTATGTTAAAGGAAGCAACCTGAAAGAAAACACAGACTACAAAATCTACATCGTAAATGACGTTGCCCAATGGAACGACGGAGACCCCATTCCCACACGCATAACAGGCACAACCAGCACCGTCTATTCAGACAATCTTGGGGACATTCAGCCAACGCTCATCTGGAATTCAACTTTAGTTGGGAACTATGACATCATCCTTGACGTCTTCGAAAACGGGCTCTATGACAGCTCATTTGACGCGCTGAACTCCTTCGAAGTGACCGCTCCGCTGCTGCATGATATCGCAGTCATCAACATATCACCTTCAGAGACCAGCACGGGTAGAGGATATTTTCTGCCAATCAACGTAACCGTAGCCAACCAAGGCGATTTCACGGAAGACGTTAACCTGACGGTTTTCGCCAACGACACAGCGGTTGACACTCTTAGCGTCACCTTAGGAAGGGGGCAATCTTCGACAGTCAATGCTTCTTGGAACACCACAGGTTTCTCTTTAGCCAACTATGTGATAAGCTCCTACGCCACTCCGGTACTAGGCGAAACCGACATATCAGACAACACCTTAAACTCCACCAACGTGTTCGTGACCATTCCAGGCGACGTAAACAACGACCGATTAGTCGACGTCCATGACATGTGGGAACTGGGAAAAGCTTACGCCTCTGACAAAACCGATCCTGAATGGAACCCCAACGCGGACATAAACAACGACGGAACAGTGGACAACGACGACATCCGAATAATCAATGGTTCTCTCGGACAAAGATGGTGA
- the npdG gene encoding NADPH-dependent F420 reductase: protein MKIGILGGTGNMGRGLTIRWALKHDILVGSRSLDKARLIAKEQENVARGFYQADFKGSIKGALNSEAVVQSDIVVVTLPAEAVVPAMKELKRHLQPNQIIVSTVVSMKKSKGLFVYTPLSEVARERQEKSAAEVIQEIVNPVPVVSAFQTVPATYLNNIDSVMNIDVLVASNHNQAFALASKLISDIPNLRPLKVGPLENSKLIESLTPLLLNAAILNNLQDPSIRVVPWMPASFEE, encoded by the coding sequence ATGAAGATCGGCATCTTAGGCGGCACAGGAAACATGGGCAGAGGCCTGACGATTCGATGGGCGTTGAAGCACGACATCCTCGTCGGCTCCAGATCCCTAGACAAAGCCCGCTTAATTGCGAAGGAACAAGAAAACGTTGCGAGAGGATTTTACCAAGCAGATTTCAAGGGCAGCATCAAAGGCGCTCTCAACAGTGAAGCAGTTGTACAATCCGACATTGTAGTAGTCACTCTCCCCGCTGAAGCCGTGGTTCCAGCCATGAAGGAACTCAAGCGACATCTGCAGCCGAACCAAATCATCGTGTCCACAGTAGTTTCCATGAAGAAAAGCAAAGGACTGTTTGTCTACACGCCTCTGTCAGAAGTTGCACGTGAGCGTCAGGAGAAGTCAGCTGCAGAAGTAATTCAAGAAATAGTTAACCCGGTGCCCGTGGTCTCCGCCTTCCAAACTGTCCCAGCAACCTACTTGAACAACATCGACTCCGTCATGAACATTGACGTCCTCGTTGCCAGCAACCACAATCAAGCTTTCGCCTTAGCCTCCAAGCTAATCAGTGACATACCCAACCTGAGACCGCTCAAAGTAGGTCCTCTAGAAAACTCCAAGCTAATCGAATCCTTAACGCCATTGCTTCTTAACGCGGCAATCCTGAACAACCTGCAAGACCCATCTATTCGCGTCGTCCCGTGGATGCCCGCTTCATTCGAAGAGTAA
- a CDS encoding peroxiredoxin, whose protein sequence is MTASQEVSKGGVRVGDVAPDFALPTQSGHVFKLGDLIGKESIVLYFYPRDFSRGCTAEACAFRDSYEAFKGAGAEVVGVSSQSVDSHSRFASAYMLPFILLSDVDGKVRKLYGVPSSFGLVPGRVTYVIDKKGIVRYIFNSQFNPTKHIEEALRILVEVKKD, encoded by the coding sequence GTGACTGCTAGTCAAGAAGTGTCGAAGGGCGGTGTTAGAGTAGGTGATGTTGCGCCTGACTTTGCGCTTCCGACTCAGTCTGGCCACGTGTTCAAGCTTGGAGACTTGATTGGCAAGGAATCTATTGTCTTGTATTTTTATCCTAGGGATTTTTCTCGTGGGTGTACTGCTGAGGCTTGTGCGTTTCGGGATAGTTATGAGGCTTTTAAGGGTGCTGGGGCGGAAGTGGTTGGGGTGAGTTCGCAGTCTGTTGACTCGCATAGTCGGTTTGCTTCGGCGTATATGCTTCCTTTTATTCTGCTTAGTGATGTGGATGGGAAGGTTAGGAAGTTGTACGGGGTTCCTTCGTCTTTTGGGCTTGTTCCCGGAAGAGTAACCTACGTCATCGATAAGAAAGGAATAGTCAGATACATCTTTAACTCTCAGTTTAACCCGACAAAGCACATTGAGGAAGCTTTGAGAATCTTGGTTGAAGTTAAGAAAGACTGA
- a CDS encoding cupin domain-containing protein produces MPKNLPFSIALATVKPGKRTLKHIHEASAEFYYITRGVGVIQLNSRKESLEENTLVHIPAKTRHTVTNTGKEDLLILCICSPPYSHEDTKIKE; encoded by the coding sequence GTGCCCAAGAACCTCCCTTTCAGCATAGCCTTGGCAACTGTGAAACCGGGCAAAAGAACACTCAAGCATATTCATGAAGCCTCTGCTGAATTCTATTACATAACCAGAGGAGTCGGAGTCATACAATTGAATTCCCGGAAGGAGTCTCTTGAAGAAAACACATTGGTCCACATACCCGCTAAGACTAGACACACAGTGACGAACACGGGCAAAGAAGACTTGCTAATCCTATGTATCTGCAGCCCACCCTACAGCCATGAAGACACGAAAATCAAAGAGTAG
- a CDS encoding DUF3795 domain-containing protein, with the protein MEAEPVKNVRNQIGFCGIWCGSCASGNGAIIEMAKRFEKTVKGYGLEKWVPKDFNFKEFMKGLGSLQATAICTGCRKGGGPPNCTIRICALEKRINDCSECNQLAECDRYDRLTKNYPTIKQDLMKLKNRNQAELIAKWTTEIRTKFPHCLVYDPSFKE; encoded by the coding sequence TTGGAAGCTGAGCCTGTAAAGAATGTGAGAAATCAGATCGGCTTCTGTGGAATCTGGTGCGGCAGCTGCGCATCCGGCAACGGAGCCATAATTGAAATGGCAAAGCGATTCGAAAAAACCGTCAAAGGCTACGGACTGGAAAAATGGGTTCCAAAAGACTTCAACTTCAAAGAATTCATGAAAGGACTCGGCTCCCTACAAGCCACAGCAATATGCACAGGATGCCGAAAAGGCGGAGGACCACCCAACTGCACCATTCGAATCTGCGCCTTAGAAAAGCGCATCAACGACTGCAGCGAATGCAACCAACTAGCCGAATGCGACAGGTATGACCGGTTGACGAAAAACTACCCCACAATAAAACAAGACTTGATGAAGCTCAAAAACAGGAACCAAGCGGAACTCATCGCAAAATGGACAACCGAAATAAGAACAAAGTTCCCCCACTGCCTCGTCTACGACCCATCCTTCAAAGAATAA
- a CDS encoding GNAT family N-acetyltransferase, producing the protein MKIVVSVRRFLKGVDEPAWVELLNAEYRDYASWWRGTTVEEMLELEKNPSFDFEGRFVAELDGKPVGIMHVHVERAGEEKRGFIKDFCVLQTLRGSGVEEQLLEAAINEFRKHGMSRVRAWTGVERADRIRFLEKSGFKFSHRTLDMRIRLADMPFNIGENVEVAIRPLKTEVGGDIEALNWLVNECFKDDPLHVPETVEETRRSLLDNPILRWQEFFFAGLDNRNVGYIGVGIDERYNVQHDVKTGFVSGIGVLAAYRRRGIGTKLLLHVLKRLKAKGMASASLDTEDANPTRAVTLYEKVGFQVLQEYVTYAKDVARATS; encoded by the coding sequence TTGAAAATAGTTGTGAGTGTTCGGCGTTTCTTGAAGGGTGTTGATGAGCCTGCGTGGGTTGAGTTGTTGAACGCGGAGTACCGAGATTATGCGAGCTGGTGGAGGGGCACCACTGTGGAGGAGATGCTTGAGCTTGAGAAGAACCCAAGTTTTGATTTTGAAGGCCGCTTTGTTGCTGAGCTTGATGGAAAACCTGTTGGCATAATGCATGTGCATGTTGAGAGAGCGGGCGAGGAGAAACGGGGCTTCATCAAGGATTTTTGTGTCCTTCAGACTCTGCGCGGTAGTGGGGTTGAAGAGCAGCTTTTGGAAGCAGCCATAAACGAGTTTAGGAAGCATGGGATGAGCCGTGTGCGTGCTTGGACTGGAGTCGAGAGGGCAGATCGTATTCGGTTTTTGGAGAAGAGTGGTTTCAAGTTTTCTCATAGAACCCTTGACATGAGAATTAGGTTGGCGGACATGCCTTTCAATATAGGTGAAAACGTGGAGGTGGCTATTCGACCCCTTAAGACGGAAGTGGGAGGGGACATTGAGGCGCTTAATTGGCTTGTTAACGAGTGTTTCAAGGATGATCCGCTTCATGTTCCCGAGACGGTTGAAGAGACTCGTCGGTCTTTGTTGGATAATCCGATTCTTAGGTGGCAGGAGTTCTTCTTCGCTGGGCTTGACAACAGGAATGTGGGCTATATTGGCGTAGGGATTGATGAAAGATACAATGTTCAACATGACGTGAAAACTGGGTTTGTCAGCGGAATCGGCGTGTTGGCAGCCTACAGAAGAAGAGGCATTGGAACCAAATTACTGCTGCATGTGTTGAAGCGGCTCAAAGCCAAGGGAATGGCTAGTGCCTCGTTAGACACTGAGGATGCTAACCCGACAAGAGCTGTGACATTGTATGAAAAGGTGGGGTTCCAAGTGCTGCAGGAATACGTAACGTACGCGAAGGATGTTGCACGCGCTACATCGTAG
- a CDS encoding DUF6485 family protein — protein MSECPNMKINLGDCPCTYSCDLKGRCCECVRSHREHKELPACYFPPEIEKTYDRSIKRFVSLNK, from the coding sequence ATGAGTGAATGTCCTAACATGAAGATTAACTTGGGTGATTGTCCGTGCACGTATTCTTGCGATTTGAAGGGCAGATGCTGCGAGTGTGTTAGAAGTCACAGGGAGCATAAGGAGCTTCCAGCCTGCTACTTTCCGCCTGAAATTGAAAAAACATACGACAGATCCATCAAGAGATTCGTATCACTCAACAAATGA
- a CDS encoding winged helix-turn-helix domain-containing protein has protein sequence MKDQERDVLRKTILELVKKGHVHYTDIEKKACATCLSFATTNTVRKQFYHYLLPNGYVVRVSRGVYKITQKGEKLLEILS, from the coding sequence ATGAAAGATCAGGAAAGAGATGTTCTCCGCAAAACCATTCTTGAACTCGTCAAGAAGGGTCATGTGCACTACACGGATATTGAGAAAAAAGCCTGTGCAACATGCCTAAGCTTCGCAACAACAAACACAGTCAGAAAACAGTTCTATCACTATCTACTACCCAACGGTTACGTTGTGCGAGTCAGCCGAGGCGTCTACAAAATCACCCAAAAGGGAGAAAAACTCTTAGAAATTCTTAGTTAG
- a CDS encoding CBS domain-containing protein has protein sequence MITEVPIAGENETVENIMDRLGKESQHLKTINYIYVVDENERLIGVISIREIFTHPKETELEKIMRRNLITVSPETDEAKVADIGLKHNIKAVPVVKNRKLLGVVPSDRMLSILNRTLLEDIFHFAGIHKSHLDFENTMAEPFLQRIKHRIPWLLVGLFGIILTAGFISAFETTLEKVLILTSFIPAVVYMSAAMGEQTTTLFVRDIAFLGKEIRFRLYFLKQLSTCFVVGLIIGGIVFSIVSVFWGDPFIGFIVALSMIVAFIFSTSSALSIVFTLNKMKLDPALGGGPFATVVSDAMSIVIYLVIATLLLG, from the coding sequence ATGATTACAGAAGTTCCAATTGCAGGAGAGAACGAAACTGTTGAGAATATTATGGATAGGTTAGGGAAAGAAAGTCAGCATTTGAAGACTATCAACTACATATACGTAGTAGATGAAAATGAAAGATTAATCGGAGTCATATCTATAAGGGAAATCTTTACCCACCCTAAAGAAACCGAACTGGAAAAAATAATGAGGAGAAATTTGATCACGGTCAGCCCGGAAACTGATGAGGCGAAGGTGGCTGACATAGGTCTAAAGCACAACATAAAAGCGGTTCCAGTTGTCAAGAACAGAAAGCTTTTGGGCGTTGTTCCATCAGACAGAATGTTGTCAATCCTGAATAGAACGCTACTTGAAGACATATTTCATTTTGCTGGAATCCATAAATCTCATCTTGATTTTGAAAACACCATGGCTGAGCCTTTTCTTCAGAGAATTAAACATCGCATCCCATGGCTTTTAGTCGGTCTTTTTGGGATAATCCTAACTGCAGGCTTCATAAGCGCCTTTGAGACAACCTTGGAAAAAGTCCTTATACTTACGTCTTTTATTCCCGCAGTTGTGTACATGAGTGCTGCAATGGGAGAGCAAACCACAACTCTTTTTGTTCGAGACATAGCATTCTTAGGAAAGGAAATTAGGTTCAGGCTCTACTTTCTCAAGCAGTTGTCAACCTGCTTTGTAGTAGGCTTGATAATTGGTGGAATAGTCTTTTCTATTGTTTCAGTTTTTTGGGGGGACCCCTTCATAGGATTCATTGTCGCCTTGTCTATGATAGTAGCCTTCATATTCTCCACGTCTTCAGCTCTTTCAATAGTCTTTACATTAAACAAGATGAAATTGGACCCTGCTCTTGGAGGTGGTCCTTTTGCCACAGTTGTTTCAGATGCGATGAGCATAGTAATCTATTTGGTTATAGCCACTTTGTTGCTTGGTTAG